In Archaeoglobus profundus DSM 5631, the sequence TTAAAAAGTTGTTGGGAGCTTGCAGCTGCTCATCCCAAAACTCTCTTCAAAAATCTTAAGACGTCTTCGAACTCTTCCTCCTTGTCGAAGTAGAGAGTCCTAACGGCGAATATTTTAGGTCTCTTTAACTTTAACCTGATTACCATGTTATCTCTATCGACTTCGTATCCCTCCACATCTTCAATTTTTGTTCTGAAGGGCTTGTAGACGATCTCGTTGCCCTCAATGAAGTAGTACCTTACTTTTCCAAGCGTTATTATGGTGTAAAGGAAGACCATCAGAGCAAAGATCGTGAAAATTGCCAAAGAAGAAATGAGTTTGCTACTGTAGATGATTCTAAAAATCGTGTAAATTAGCCCGACAACTATTAGTCCAAAACCCAATGCGAGCCATTTCTTTCTAGCAACTCTATTGTTTACAGCTCTGTAACTCCAGATCATAGCAATCCTAAGCTTTCAAGCTCCTCCGCTATTTTTTCAACTGCTCTTCTCGCATCGTCAGGAGTTTTGCCTCCAGTAACGACCATCTTACCAGAGCCAAATATCAGAACTACAACTCTAGGATCTCTAAGTCTGTAAACTAAGCCGGGAAACTGTTCGGGCTCGTATTCCACATTTTCTAAACCTAAACCTATCGCTATTGCATTCAAATTCAAATCTGTTCCCAAATCTGCCGATGCTACTATGTTCTGAACTTTCACTTCAGGCTCTTCTATGACAGGTATTCCCAAACTTCCTACGATCTTGACTATCTGCTTTACGACCCTTCTAGCATCCTCAACACTCTTAGATCCGGTACATACAACCTTCCCGCTTCTGAAAATTAAGGCTGCAGCTTTAGGTTCCTTAGTTCTTAAAACCAAGCCGGGGAACTGCTTTGGCTTGTAATCAGCATCTGGTATTTCCCTCGCAATCTTGTTCAAATCGATGTTTTCTCCTATCTGAGTCGATGCTACTACATTCTCAATTTTTATCTTAAAATCTCTCGTCATAATTAACACCCTTTTTAAACTGCTTTTAAACCCTATATATACTTTGCTCGCAAAAAGTGTTTATACATCGTAAACGTTCGAATGTCGTGAAATTCGCACATCTGGCAGATGCCCACTTAGGATACGAACAGTATCACTTACCATTTAGGGCTGAAGACTTTGCAAAATCGTTTAAATTTGCTGTAGAGAAAGCAATTGAAGAGGATGTAGATTTTGCGATAATATCCGGCGATCTCTTCCACAGAAGCAATCCCAACCCGAAGACGATCAAGCAAGCCATAGATATCCTTTCTATGCTGAAAGAGGAGAACATACCGATCTTTGCAATTGAAGGCAATCACGATAAGACTGTTAAAGACGTATCGATATACGATCTGCTTGAATCTCTCGGTCTACTGTACAAACTCGGTCTGAGAAGGAAGCTTGTCGAAGGTGAGTTTGTCAGATCTAAATCTTTTGGAGATTACAACTTAGTTTATGGTGTTTTCGAAGATTTCAAGATATTTGGCGATACACACCGCTCATCTCATCAGTTTAAATCGCTCATGGAAGAAAAATACATACCAAGCTGCGATATCGCAGTTTTGCATCTATCTGTGAAGGAGGTAGTCGATTTGGATATCAAAGACGATTACGTAACCATCAGCGATCTTCCTAGGGCTAAGTACTACGCTTTGGGCCATGTCCACATACCTATAAAGAAGAACGTGAACGGCTCTTGGTTTGTCTATCCCGGTTGTCCAGAAAGAAGTGATGCGAGAGAGTATTCCATCAAAATAGACTATTTCGATGATTTTTGTGTCTCTGAAGGTTGTAAGAAAGGACTATTCATAGTTGAAAACTTTAAGCCGAGATTTGTTGAAGTTAGCTGTAGGGACTTAATATCTGCAAACATTTCCGCGAAAGATCAAAGAGATGCCGTGAATAGGGTTAAAGAGATTTTGGACTACTTGAATTCAGAATCCATCTTAATACTAAGAATCTTCAGCGAGAGCGTAATAGATTTGGAAGATTTGGTTAAGATTGTTGAAAGAAGGGTTAGACACGTTAAGATTAGTCTCGAAAGAATTTCGAAGGAGAGAGAAATTAAAATAGAAAGGCCAAGCGAGTTCTTTACGGAATTCGAGCTGAGTCTTCTAGAATTTCTGAAAAGGCCCGACTTCGACAACTTCATCAATACTGTAATAGGTTTAATCGAGAAGGAGTTTAAATTGAGGGATTTCAAGGTTTTAGATGATTTTAAAGTCAAGAGCGTTGGCGTTGAAAATGAAGATAAGAAAGAAGATAAAAAAGATGAAAAGAAAAAGTTGGTTAGGAAGAACAGAAGAACTCTTTTCGATTTCGTGGAGGGGTAGGGATGCTCATAAAGTATGTGGAAATTGAGAACTTCAAATCACACAGAAGTTCGAGGGTGGAATTTGATAGAGGTGTAAATCTCATAGTTGGTAGGAACGGTGCTGGTAAGACATCTATTCTTGAAGCCATAGCCGTAGCACTTTACGGTGTTAAACACGGTGTTAAACCTTCTGGGGTTAAGAAAGACGATCTGATCAGAGATTCTGCAAGCAGATACGAGATAAGACTAGGTTTCGATTTTAACGGTCGCGATTGTCTGATAGTGAGAAGTAGCGACGGAAACTCCTACTTGAGATGTGACAAACTCCTCGAAGGTGATGAAAGGATCAGAGAGTGGGTGGAAAGAAACGTAGCTCCCTCTCACGTGTGGTTGAACGCCATATACGTTAGACAGGGAGAGATTGATGAGATAGTCAAGGATGACGAGAGGAGGGAGAAGATAATCAAGAGAATAACGCAGATAGAGGATTACGAAAGGGCTTGGGAAAATCTGGGTAAGGTGATCAAGCACTTCAAGGAAGAGAAAAGTAGGCTCGAAAAGGAGATTAAAGCTGAAAGCGATGTAGAAAACAGGATCAAAGAAGTGAAAGAGGAGCTTGAAGCAAAGAAAAGAGAGCTTGATAAAAAAATGATTGAGCTAAGAGATGTTGAAGAAAAATTAGCTGAAGCTGAGGCTGAGAAGGAGAGAGTTGAAAAGTTGAGAGAGAAGTTCGAAGAGCTGAATAGAGAGAAGGAAAGCATTGAGAAACACGCTGGAAAGATTGAAGAAAGAATCAGAGGTCTTAGGGAGAGAAGAAACGGCTTAAAGAAGGAAATTGAGGAGCTTAAATCGAGGGTTAGGAGGCTTGAGGAAATAAGGGGATATGCTGAAAAATACATTGAGCTTAGAGAGGAGTACGAGAAAACTTTGAAAGTGGAAAGGGAGCTTAAGGAAACCTTGGCAAGACTTGAGTCGGAAAGGAATGGAGTAATCAGATTGTTAAGCGATCTTGAGAATAAAAAGAAGAGATTGAACGAATTGAAAGGTAAGCTTGAGGAAGTTGAAAAAAGGAAGTCTGAAATCGAAGGCAAGGCTTTGAAATACGAGGAGATAAAGGTAAAACTTGAAAGATTGAGGGAGCTTGAAAAAACTTGTAGACCTTTAGAGGAGATCGAAAGAGAGCTTGAGGAAGTTGAAAGAGCTAAGTTGAAGCTTAAAGATGTTGAGAAAGATGAAAGGAATTTGCTGGATATGAAAGCAAGATTAGAAAGCGAAATTGAGAGGTTGAAAGAAGCTTTGAATGCATTAAAATCCGCGAAAGGTGTTTGTCCGACATGTGGTAGGCTTCTGAGTGAAGATGATCGCTTAAATCTCATAAAAAGTTACACGAAGAAGTTAGAAAACGTTAGAAAAGATTTGATTGAAATCGAGAATAAATTGGAGGATATAAAGAACGTAAAGAAAGAACTTGAAAGCGTAATTTCGGAGGAAAGCAGGATTTTAAGGGAATATGAGCTTGCTAAGGAGTTGGAAAATTTAAAGAAGTCTACTAAGGGTTTCGAAGAAGCTGAAGCTGCTTGGAAGGAGTACAGAAAGCTAGAAGAGTTGGCCTTGAAGCTGTCTGCTGACATATCAGTAATAGAATCTGATCTTAAATCTGAACAGGAGTTGAACTCAAAGTTGATTGAGCTAAACTCGAAGATTGATGAAGTTGAAGAAAAATTGAGCAATCTGAAAAAAATTGATGAAAGCACTTTGAAAGAGCTTGAGTCTTATTACAACGAGTTTAACAGACTTGTAAGTGCGAAGCACGATTTGGAGAGAAAGCTTGAGGAACTGAAATCTTGTGAATCTGAAATCGTCAAAGCTGAAGATGAACTTTCAGAAACCCTAAAAAGGCTGGAAAGCTTGAAAAATGAGATAGAAGCTCTTGGCTATAGTGATGAAACTTACAGGAATGTTTACAACCTATATACTGAACTGAGGAGTAGATACTTCGGTCTTAGAGAGGGCGTTGAGAGACTCAAAGATCATATAAAAACCCTCGAGAAAAGTGCTGAGGATTTGGAAAATAGGGTGAAGAAGCTTAGGGAAAAGAGGGAGAGAGTTGAGAAGATAGGCAGAGAAGTGTTACCAAAGCTTGAAGAGATAAGAGAAAAATTCAGAAAGTACAAGGTAAGTCTGACGGAATACGCTTTCAAAGAAGTTGAGAAAATAGCAAGTGAAATTTTTGAGGAAATGACCGATGGAAAGTATTCGGGAATAGTTCTTAAGAGAGAGGAAAAAAGGAAAGAGAAGGTCACAGTAAAGGTGTTGTATCAGGGTGCTGAGAGGGACATAAGCTTCCTAAGTGGTGGAGAACTTATTGCTCTCGGCTTAGCCTTCAGGTTGGCTCTTTCGGTTTTCATGATTCAGGGGAAGATTCCACTGCTTATTCTGGATGAACCGACTCCATTCTTGGACGATGAGAGAAGGAGAAAGCTCGTGGATATAATGAACCGCTATCTAAAGAAGATTCCACAGGTTATAGTGGTTACTCACGATGAAGAACTTAGAGACGTTGCTGACAAAGTTATAAGGGTGGAGTTGCACGGCGGAGTTTCTAAGGTTATGGAGGGTTTTGAATGAGGAGGCTGAGCGATGCGATATTTCAAGATCTACCCGATAGATTGGAGGAGATACTAAAGAGCGTTGAAAATGCGATATTATCATTTGAAGACCTCTTTCACTGGAATGAATTGCCAAATGCAAGGAAATGCAAGGCTTTTGGAGTTGATGGAAGTAGAAGCATGGAAAAAAGATGCGGTGTTGTTGTTTACGCTGTCTCAAGTGTTGGGGTTGGAGATAGGATACTTGAGCTCCACGATCTTTCTGTTGTAGAACCTATCAAACACATTGAGAAGAGAGTTGAGATGCACATGCAAACAAATGAAGCTAGAATAGGAATATTTGCTGATGGACTGATTCTCCTTGATGGTGCTTTGAGCAACTTACTCTTTCTCATAAAAAGGCCTAGAATAACGGAGCTTTACGATATAGAGAAGCAGATAAACGATAAAACGATGAACATACTCAAAGATTTTGCAAATGAACTCGATGAATGGATTGATAGCTTGAATGAGGGAATTTCCAAAGGACTGTTCCAGAGAAGGACTCTTCTGAGCAGGGATAAGGATAGCGATCTCAGAATACTTTTTGAATTTGTAGAATTCTTGCATGCTTACGACAGATTACTTGAGAAAGAAGTTGTTTCGATTGCCAAAAACGTCTACGAGAGTAGACTCTCAATGCTCAAGAACAACTTTGAATACTATAGGGTGACAGATCAGGCTGTTGTGGATTATCTCGTTGCAAAGGAGTTTGGATTCGAGAAGGCGGGATTTTTCAAGTTCTCCTACAACGTTAGAGGGGAGGAGAGTATGATAGCAGATCTCGTGAAGGAGCTTGAATTTAAGAACATTGAGAAGTTAAGGGTCTATCCGTGTTACGTGAGGTTTAGGGATTACGGTAACGTGTACTTGATGGAATCTAACGTTGAAATTGAGAAGGTCTTACCGATGGTGGTTGGGCTGGAGGTGGACGGTTACCCCTTCCCTCTCATTCACGCACACAGATATGCGGAAATTAAAAAGGCTGAAATGAAGGCTATGATGGTAACGCTGATGAACGCTCTTGCAAATAAGCCCGAGTTCAGAATACTCTTGAAACACCCTAGAAGCTCACTTGAGGGACACTAGAATTTTTTCGAACTGTTCAACGGAGTTTGGATCCCTAAAGAAGGGATCACCCAAAACGACGTGATCGCAGATTTTGAGTACTTCCTTTAAACGTCCAACTAAGCTTTCAAAATCTCCGGCTATGGCAAATTTGTCTATTAAAACATCTTTGTACCTCTTTATCTCATCGGGAATTACATTCAAACTCTTTCTATCAGCTATAACTCTCAGGAAATCAAGTTTGGAAATTTCTCTGCACATGCCGTCGTACTTGAAAGTCTTTACGAAATTCCTATTGCTACACGAGACCATGGCACATGCTATGAGCAAATCAAATTCGAATTCGCTTGGAAGTATTAGTGAAGGGGCGTAAGCGACCTTGTAAACTTCTCTCTTCAGAAAACCGATTATCCAACTCAAATGCTCCGGATGAGCATAGTTGAAGAGAATTCCATCGACAATCTTTGATGCTTCTGAGGTTATCTTTGGCCCAGAACAACCACAGAAGAGGAGATCTACTTCCTTTCTCAAAGATTTCAGGCAGTCTAGAACAGCTTTCAAGCCGGAATAACCTCTCAACTCTCCAGCACCTATTCCGAGTGCAAAAGTAGTGTCTCTATGCTCCTCTACGAGATTTCTAAATCTTCTAAGAATATCCTTACAGCCAAAATCTACCGTTACAACACCGAAACCTACGAAATCGACATAATCGGCAATAAGATCGGCAACGTAAAATGGGTCCTTAAACAACGGATTGTAACCTACCCACACAGCCTTAAAACGCTTTGCAATCCTAACAATCTCCTTATCTTCAAGATCTCCGTTTATATTTACGCTTAGAATGTCAAGTAACCCTTTCTCTCCAACCATTCAACCTGTGGATTAGTGTACCTCCAGATTATGTCACATCTGTCATCCTGAAACGGCCAAGGAACGATTATAACAACATCGCCTTCTCTAATCCATATTCTCTTTCTCAGTTTACCCGGTATCCTTCCGAGTCTCTCCTTCCCATCCTCACACTTAACTTTGACGTGTCCACCCCCGAGCATTGCCGTAACTATTCCGAACATTTCACCTTTACTTCTATCTGGCAACCTTACCCTTACTACCTCCTCTTCCGCCAGTTTATCACCCCCTTTCGAGTTTTTCCCTTACACCTTCGAGTATTTTGTTTAAATACTTTGCTACAGCCTTCTTCAAATCTAACGGGTGAAGCTTGCCCGATTTAAAGTCCGAAATAAGTTCATCAGGAGTTTTGTATGTAACATCCCCTCCGTACTTTTCCTCCCTCTCAACCTTAAATTCTCCAAAGCGGGGGAAGATATGGTAGAGAGCTATCTGAATTATAGGGTTGTTCTCTACTTCTCCAGCCGGACAGAACGCTTTCCTTATCTTCTTCTCAACCTCCTCAGCCGAGTCCCTGACGGATATGTAGTTACCCTTTGAAGAACTCATCTTTTGCCCATCTAAACCGAGTAAGATCGGTGTGTGAAGACAAATCGGAGCTTTGTAACCCAATCTTGGCAGATTTTCCCTTGCAAGCATGTGTATCTTTCTCTGGTCAGTTCCACCAACAGCCAAATCAACACCTAAATGTGCTATATCCAAAGCCTGCATGAGAGGATAGATCATCTGAGAAACCATCGGATCCTCCTTCCTCCTACTAACCTCGTCCATACTCCTTCTCGCTCTGTTTACAGTTGTGATCCTCGCCATCTTTAACACATCCAAGACGTAATCCCTCTCAAGCTGATATTCACTACCCAAAACGAACTTAGCCTTGCTTTCATCCAAGCCCAAAGCTATGAACGCTTTTTTATTGAAGTCAGCGATTTTTCTAATCTCGTCAAAATCACCTTTCTCGTTGAGATAAGCGTGAACGTCTGCCAAAAGAACTACAATCTCGAAACCAGCCTGCTGTAAGTCTATAAGCTTCTGCACGGTCATCATATGACCGAGGTGAATCTCTCCGCTCGGCTCGTATCCAACGTAAGCCCTCGGTTTCTCCTTAGTTTGTAGAAGCTCCAACAGTTCCTCCTCTGTAACTATCTCGACTGCATTCCTCTTGATCAGCTGAAGTTTGGATTCCAAGTCCATGAGAGCAAAAGGGGGAGTTGGATTTAAAAGACTACGCAAAGAGGTAAAAATAGCTTTAATCTTTCTTCTTTCTGAAGTTAGCTCTCAAGGACGGTCTAATTTTCTCAGCACCCTTACCTTTCCTCCTTAAACCTCTCGCCCTCCTTCCAGCTGAAGTGAGACCTCTGTAAACCCTTCCCCTCTGCTTTGCAATTTGACTCAGCTGAGGATCGCTTAGAATTGCTGGATGGCTTCTGTCAACGAGAATAACTTCGAACCACTTGTACCTACCGTCCTCTCCAACCCAGTATGAGTTCAGCACTTCCATGTTCGGATACTTCCTGTTTGCCCTCTCTTCTGCAATCCACTGCAAGTTCTTCTTGGGCGTTTTCCTGTTTACCATGAGGTTTCCGACCTTTCTTCCCTTGTTAGGCCTTGTAGCCCTCCTTCCTCCCCTCCTAACTCTCACTCTCACGACTATGACTCCCTGCTTAGCTTTGTAACCTAAGGCTCTCGCTCTATCCAACCTTGTAGGTCTTTCAATCCTGACAACAGCTGGTTCTCTCCTCCACTTCTGCAACCTTTCCCACATTAGCTGTCCAACTATGCCTTCCCAAGGTCTCTTCCACATCTCCCTTATGTAAGCGTACATTGACGATGCCATCTTTAGGGCATTCAAAACGGTGTTAATAAATCTTGCCTTCAGACTTCAACTACTCTCCATCTCTCTTCCCAAGCCTCACCTTTAACATAATTTCCAGCGACCCATTTCGCAACGCTCTCCATTACAATCCCATATTCCCTCAGCCTGTGACCGCCGTTTCTTACTTCCAGGAAGTAGGCATCCTTCGCATTCTCATAAAGCCTTTTGCTACTCTCAAACGGAATTACATCATCTTTATCACCGTGAACGAGCAAAATCGGACACCTAACTTTATCAATCCACTTAATAGGTGCGAAATCCTCAACATCTCTTTTGAAGTTCTCGTAGAACTCTTCAAAACTTCCAACACCCTTCAAACTCTTTCTTATGATTGCATGATCGTACGCTTTCTTAATCAAATCTTTTCTCATCACATCAAAGCAACAGGGCGTAGCCAAAAGAGCTAGGCTTTTCACAGCTTTCAACCTCGCAACGTACGTTGCGGGCACACCACCTAAGCTGAAGGCAACGAGATGAACGCTCTTAAACTTTTCAACGATTTCTATTAGATCCTCAACCCAATTTAGAATCTCGAACTTCCCCTTACTCAAACCCGTTCCAGAAAAATCGAATATTATAGAATTCAAACCTTTTTCACCAAAAAATTCTGCCAATTCGTCGTAACCCTTAGCTATAACCGGTAGAGGTTCATAAGGTAAACCGTGACAGATCACAACCACGTTTTCAGCGTAAATTCTAACGAAGTTTCTGCCGATTGTCGTGTCTAAGAACATCAGTATAAGTTTTGATTTAAAATACTAATAAAGTCTTCGACGAAATAACAAAAATTATTTAATCCATCATAATTAACAAAACGACTGATGCGTTATAGATTAAATTGGACTTATCCGAATTTAGGTAGTTATCATGGTTACAAACCTCCTCTAAGAGGCAGTCTAAAGGAAAGACTTAGAGATGCATTAAGTTTAGGTATCATGCGAATTGAAGTGCCATTCGACTTAATTAGAAGAGAAAATAAAGAATTCATAAAGTTAAACAAAAACGTTGGAGATATTCCAACAAAGGATGATTTTTCTATCCTTTACGATGTTTCAGGCTTTGATGGGAATTACATTTTGCATACCGATCCTGAGTTAAAACCGTATCACAAGTTATACTGGAATAAGAGGGAATGGAGGCAAAAATACCTCGGATCAATTATAGATTTTGTAGATTTTGTAGGAACAAATCCATCTGCAATCGAGTTCCATCCAAGCAGTAAAAAAAGAAGTAATGGATTATTACCCTTAATATTGGAATCTTTTGATATATTCGATAGTCACGGCATTTCATCAGTAATTTTGATTGAAAACAGAACAAGAAAGTATATATATCTACGATTTCTGATATGCTTAAATTCTATGAATTGTTAAAAATTAATTTATCTGAAAAAGAATTAAAGCTGTTTGGATTTTGTATTGATGTATCACAACTTTATAAACAAATAAAATCTGATCCAACAGAAGAATTAAAGGAATTTCCCAAAGAACTCATTAAGGCTTGGCATTTACACTTTGAACATAAATGTCCATCCGATCACGACCCTATAAACTGGAGAGAAATTATTCGTTTAATACATCCTGAAGATTTTTGTTTGCCTGAAGTTTTGAGTTCTAAGAGGAATGTAGTAAAGACAATAAAATACTTCGAAAATTTAGTCTCGAAAACGTTTTGAAATGTAGCAATCACAAGGTTTCATGATTGCTGAGGTCTTCATCGAACTAAAAAAAGGAGTCATGGATGCTGAAGGAGAAGCAGTTAAAAAAGCTTTGAGGCTCTTGGGCTTTAAAAAGGTCAAAGGGGTTTCAAGTGTTAAAGTTTACAGGATTGAGATAGACACAAATAGCAAGGAGGAGGCGGAGAGGGAAGTTAGGGAGATGTGTGAAAAACTCTTAGCTAATCCCGTAATTCAAAACTATAGAATAGTTCTTAAGGAGTGATAGGCATGTATAGGGAGATATACCCTCAGGTTTACGAGATCAACGTTATTAATGCAGGTGACGAAGATTTGATGAAGATAAGCGATGAGTTGGGCTTAGCACTGAATCTGAATGAAATGCGTAAGATTAAGGATTACTTTACCAAAAAGGGCAGAAATCCTACCGATATAGAACTTCAGTCCATAGCCCAAGCTTGGAGTGAGCACTGTTGCTACAAAAGCTCGAAGTGCTATCTGAGGGAGTACCTCTTCGGTATTGAGAAGGATTACGTAATCTCAGCCATAAAAGAGGATGCTGGAGTCGTGGAATTCGATAATGAATACGCTTACGTTGTAGCTTTGGAATCACACAATCACCCCTCAGCCATTGAGCCTTACGGTGGTGCTTCAACGGGTATAGGGGGAATTTTGAGAGATGTTCTTTGCATGGGTGCTCAGCCAATCGCTTTAGTCGATCCCCTCTTTTTCGGAAATTTGGACATTAAAGATTTGCCTAAGGGTGTTAAGCATCCTCTCTACCTGCTCTTCGGAGTCGTTGCTGGAATAAGGGATTATGGAAATAGAGTTGGAATTCCAACCGTTGGAGGAATGGTATTCTTCGATGAGAGCTACGTAACGAACTGTTTGGTTAACGTGGGTTGTGTCGGGATAGTTAGAAAGGATAGAATCGTCCATTCGAGAGTTGGAAACGTAGGAGATTTGTTTGTGCTTGTGGGTGGAGCAACTGGGAGAGACGGAATTCACGGTGTTACGTTTGCATCGAAGGAGTTGAGTGAAAAAAGTGAGGAGGAAAGAGGAGCTGTTCAGCTTGGTAATCCTATAATGAAGGAGCCTCTAATTCACGCTTGCTTGGAAGTTGTTGAGAAGGGTCTCGTAACGGGAATGAAGGATTTGGGAGGAGGAGGCTTGAGTTGTGTTATTAGTGAAATGTCCTACGCTGCAAATTGCGGTGCTGAGGTTTACTTAGACAAGGTTCATCTAAAAGAGGAGGGAATGGCTCCTTGGGAAATATACATATCAGAAAGTCAGGAGAGGATGATGCTGACGGTCAATCCGAAGCATGTGGATGAAGTCTTGGATGTCTTCAAGAAATGGGATGTTCCGGCTGTTGTTGTGGGAAAGGCTATTCCGGATAAGGTTGTTAGGGTATATTGGAAAGGCTACAAGATTTACGAACTCGATCTAGATTTCTTACTTGGAGCTGTAGAATACTGCAGACCGTATGTGGTCAAGAGGATTGAGAGAATTGATGAGACTTCCAAGCCGAGCGATCTCAAAGGGGTTTTGCTCAAGATGCTGGAACATCCGAATGTTGCTTGTAGAGAGTGGGTTATAAGGCAATACGATCACGAAGTTAGAGCTTGCACGGTTTTAAAGCCTCTGCAGGGTAGAATCAACAGGGAAACGCACGGAGATTGTGCTGTGATAAAGCCGACAGATTCTTGGAGGGGTTTGGCATTAACGACGGATGTAAATCCTTGGATGACTAAAATGGATCCTTTCTGGGGAACAGCAAGTAGCTTTGACGAGATGGTAAGAAATTTGGTAGCCGTTAATTCAATCCCGCATAGCTTTGCTGACTGCTTAAACTTCGGAAATCCAGAAAAGCCTGAGAGGATGGGTGAATTCGTTCAGAGTGTCAGAGCTCTGGGATGGATGGCTAGGGGTTTTGGTTTGCCTTGCGTTAGCGGAAACGTGAGCTTCTACAACGAAACTCCGTACAGTGCTGTAGCTCCAACACCGACACTCATGGGAATTGGTATAGTTGAAGACATTCGCAAAGTCGTGAGCTCGAACTTCAAGGGGAAGGGAGAAATCGTATTGGTGGGAGAAACATTGAAGGAATTCGGTGGAAGCTTGTACTGTGCCGTAACAGGACAGAGAAGCACAGTAGTGCCGAAAACTTCTCCGAAGAGACTTAAGAGATACGTAAATGCCATGCTCCAAGCTTTTAAGGAGTTCAAGGTCTATGCTTGTCACGATCTTGCTGAAGGAGGATTGGCAGTAGCTTTGGCTGAGATGTGCATAGGCGGATTCGGTTGCAAGGTAGATTTGAGCGAATTGAGGGGAGAGGACTACGTGAAGCTGTTTTCGGAATCCAATACAAGATGGCTTGTTGAAGTTGACAATGCCGAGGATTTTGTTAAATTCATGAAGTCTAAGGGATTGAGTGTCTACGCAATAGGAGTTGTTGAGGGTGATGAAATTGTCGTAAAGAACTGCTTCAGAGTGAGTGTTGAAGAGGTTGAGAAAGTTTGGAGAAACGGCCTCGTTAGGTTTACTGGGTGGTGAACCTCAGGAACGGGTGGAGTCATCACAGGTCAGTTCGCCCTCGTTTCCTCATCGGTAAAGTGAGTTTGCCTGATAGCTTATAAACTTTCAATCTTC encodes:
- a CDS encoding 50S ribosomal protein L15e, with the protein product MASSMYAYIREMWKRPWEGIVGQLMWERLQKWRREPAVVRIERPTRLDRARALGYKAKQGVIVVRVRVRRGGRRATRPNKGRKVGNLMVNRKTPKKNLQWIAEERANRKYPNMEVLNSYWVGEDGRYKWFEVILVDRSHPAILSDPQLSQIAKQRGRVYRGLTSAGRRARGLRRKGKGAEKIRPSLRANFRKKKD
- a CDS encoding alpha/beta hydrolase, which encodes MFLDTTIGRNFVRIYAENVVVICHGLPYEPLPVIAKGYDELAEFFGEKGLNSIIFDFSGTGLSKGKFEILNWVEDLIEIVEKFKSVHLVAFSLGGVPATYVARLKAVKSLALLATPCCFDVMRKDLIKKAYDHAIIRKSLKGVGSFEEFYENFKRDVEDFAPIKWIDKVRCPILLVHGDKDDVIPFESSKRLYENAKDAYFLEVRNGGHRLREYGIVMESVAKWVAGNYVKGEAWEERWRVVEV
- the purS gene encoding phosphoribosylformylglycinamidine synthase subunit PurS; protein product: MIAEVFIELKKGVMDAEGEAVKKALRLLGFKKVKGVSSVKVYRIEIDTNSKEEAEREVREMCEKLLANPVIQNYRIVLKE
- the purL gene encoding phosphoribosylformylglycinamidine synthase subunit PurL, translating into MYREIYPQVYEINVINAGDEDLMKISDELGLALNLNEMRKIKDYFTKKGRNPTDIELQSIAQAWSEHCCYKSSKCYLREYLFGIEKDYVISAIKEDAGVVEFDNEYAYVVALESHNHPSAIEPYGGASTGIGGILRDVLCMGAQPIALVDPLFFGNLDIKDLPKGVKHPLYLLFGVVAGIRDYGNRVGIPTVGGMVFFDESYVTNCLVNVGCVGIVRKDRIVHSRVGNVGDLFVLVGGATGRDGIHGVTFASKELSEKSEEERGAVQLGNPIMKEPLIHACLEVVEKGLVTGMKDLGGGGLSCVISEMSYAANCGAEVYLDKVHLKEEGMAPWEIYISESQERMMLTVNPKHVDEVLDVFKKWDVPAVVVGKAIPDKVVRVYWKGYKIYELDLDFLLGAVEYCRPYVVKRIERIDETSKPSDLKGVLLKMLEHPNVACREWVIRQYDHEVRACTVLKPLQGRINRETHGDCAVIKPTDSWRGLALTTDVNPWMTKMDPFWGTASSFDEMVRNLVAVNSIPHSFADCLNFGNPEKPERMGEFVQSVRALGWMARGFGLPCVSGNVSFYNETPYSAVAPTPTLMGIGIVEDIRKVVSSNFKGKGEIVLVGETLKEFGGSLYCAVTGQRSTVVPKTSPKRLKRYVNAMLQAFKEFKVYACHDLAEGGLAVALAEMCIGGFGCKVDLSELRGEDYVKLFSESNTRWLVEVDNAEDFVKFMKSKGLSVYAIGVVEGDEIVVKNCFRVSVEEVEKVWRNGLVRFTGW